One region of Streptomyces subrutilus genomic DNA includes:
- a CDS encoding DUF397 domain-containing protein — MNSSELRWFKSSYSSSQGDNCVEVALSWHKSTYSGSQGDDCVEVAACTEAVHVRDSKVTAGPELAVTPGAWGVFLGGVTAGR, encoded by the coding sequence GTGAACAGCTCCGAGTTGCGGTGGTTCAAGAGCAGCTACAGCAGCAGCCAGGGCGACAACTGCGTCGAGGTCGCCCTCTCCTGGCACAAGTCCACGTACAGCGGCAGCCAGGGCGACGACTGCGTCGAGGTCGCCGCCTGTACGGAAGCCGTCCACGTCCGGGACTCCAAGGTGACGGCCGGTCCCGAGCTGGCCGTCACCCCCGGCGCCTGGGGCGTCTTCCTGGGCGGGGTCACGGCCGGCCGCTGA